In Afipia sp. GAS231, a single window of DNA contains:
- a CDS encoding transglycosylase domain-containing protein, translating into MRQIVPPHWKQKIRNFFLDLDARIDSTLFSSGKGLRELYERYSTFMDRFYVGRWKRWVFIEPLSEAATIGLGGLILMLALAIPAFRETADDDWLKKSDLAVTFLDRYGTPIGSRGIKHNDSIPLEDFPDNLIKATLATEDRRFYDHFGIDIAGTARALVTNAQAGGVRQGGSSITQQLAKNLFLNNERTIERKVKEAFLAVWLETRLTKNEILKLYLDRAYMGGGTFGVDGAAHFYFNKSARDVNLAESAMLAGLFKAPTKYAPHINLPAARARANVVLDNLVDAGFMTEGQVFGARRNPAVAVDRRDEASPNYYLDYAFDEMRKLVDTFPKSYTERVFVVRTSIDMNVQHAAEEAIENQLRQFGRDYHATQAATVVGDLDGGVRAMVGGRDYGASQFNRATDAYRQPGSSFKPYVYTTALLNGFKPTSIVVDGPVCIGNWCPQNYGHSYSGAVTLTQAITRSINVVPVKLSIALGGKSPNPAKAGRVKIVEVARRFGLTAPLPDTPSMPIGSDEVTVLEHAVAYATFPNKGKSVKPHAVLEVRTGAGDLVWRFDRDGRKPLQAIPASVAADMAGMMSHVVSEGTARRAALDGIPTAGKTGTTNAYRDAWFVGYTGNFTCAVWYGNDDYSPTNRMTGGSLPAQTWHDIMVVAHQGVEVKEIAGIGMGTKLPPAPVAANVAANGAPPRVLETKPGPPPVLTRRGADILVRVEKLLDDAGKTAGKTSANEPAPTKPASSSALAFPENYVAAAGDQAPPAQRKN; encoded by the coding sequence GTGCGCCAGATCGTACCTCCACACTGGAAGCAGAAGATCCGGAATTTCTTTCTGGATCTGGATGCGCGTATCGACTCGACGCTGTTCTCGTCGGGCAAGGGCCTGCGCGAACTCTATGAGCGCTATTCCACCTTCATGGACCGCTTCTATGTCGGCCGCTGGAAGCGCTGGGTGTTCATCGAGCCGCTGTCGGAAGCCGCCACCATCGGTCTCGGCGGGCTGATCCTGATGCTGGCGCTGGCGATCCCGGCGTTCCGCGAAACCGCCGATGACGACTGGCTGAAGAAGTCCGATCTCGCGGTGACGTTCCTCGACCGCTACGGCACGCCGATCGGCAGCCGCGGCATCAAGCACAACGATTCGATTCCGCTGGAAGACTTTCCGGACAATTTGATCAAGGCGACGCTGGCGACCGAAGACCGCCGCTTCTACGACCATTTCGGCATCGACATCGCCGGCACCGCGCGTGCGCTGGTCACCAACGCGCAGGCCGGCGGCGTGCGACAGGGCGGTTCGTCGATCACCCAGCAGCTGGCGAAGAACCTGTTCCTCAACAACGAGCGCACCATCGAGCGCAAGGTGAAGGAAGCCTTCCTCGCGGTCTGGCTGGAAACCCGCCTGACCAAGAACGAAATCCTCAAACTCTACCTCGACCGCGCCTACATGGGCGGCGGCACCTTCGGCGTCGATGGCGCTGCGCATTTCTACTTCAACAAGTCGGCCCGCGACGTCAATCTGGCGGAATCGGCGATGCTGGCCGGCCTGTTCAAGGCCCCGACCAAATACGCCCCGCACATCAACCTGCCCGCCGCCCGTGCCCGCGCCAACGTGGTGCTCGACAACCTGGTCGATGCCGGCTTCATGACCGAAGGCCAGGTGTTCGGCGCCCGGCGTAATCCCGCCGTCGCCGTCGACCGCCGCGACGAGGCTTCGCCGAACTACTATCTCGATTACGCCTTCGACGAGATGCGCAAGCTGGTCGATACCTTCCCGAAATCGTACACCGAGCGCGTGTTCGTGGTCCGCACCTCGATCGACATGAACGTGCAGCACGCCGCCGAAGAGGCGATCGAAAACCAGTTGCGCCAGTTCGGCCGCGATTATCACGCCACGCAAGCCGCCACCGTGGTCGGCGATCTCGACGGCGGCGTTCGAGCGATGGTCGGCGGCCGCGACTATGGCGCCAGCCAGTTCAACCGCGCCACCGACGCCTACCGGCAGCCGGGCTCGTCGTTCAAGCCGTATGTCTATACGACGGCACTTCTGAACGGCTTCAAGCCGACCTCGATCGTGGTCGACGGCCCGGTCTGCATCGGCAACTGGTGTCCGCAGAACTATGGCCATTCCTATTCCGGCGCGGTGACGCTGACGCAGGCGATCACCCGCTCGATCAACGTCGTCCCGGTGAAACTGTCGATCGCGCTCGGCGGCAAGTCGCCGAACCCGGCCAAGGCCGGCCGCGTCAAGATCGTCGAGGTGGCGCGCCGCTTCGGCCTCACCGCGCCGCTGCCGGATACGCCATCGATGCCGATCGGCTCCGACGAGGTCACCGTGCTCGAACACGCGGTGGCCTATGCGACCTTCCCGAACAAGGGCAAGTCGGTCAAGCCGCACGCCGTGCTCGAAGTCCGCACCGGCGCCGGCGATCTGGTCTGGCGCTTCGACCGCGACGGCAGGAAACCGCTGCAGGCGATCCCGGCTTCCGTCGCCGCCGACATGGCGGGCATGATGAGCCACGTCGTCAGCGAAGGCACCGCGCGTCGCGCCGCGCTCGACGGCATTCCGACCGCCGGCAAGACCGGCACCACCAACGCCTATCGCGACGCCTGGTTCGTCGGTTACACCGGCAACTTCACCTGCGCGGTGTGGTACGGCAACGACGACTATTCGCCGACCAACCGCATGACCGGCGGCTCGCTGCCGGCGCAGACCTGGCACGACATCATGGTGGTCGCGCATCAGGGCGTCGAAGTGAAGGAAATCGCAGGCATCGGCATGGGCACCAAGCTGCCGCCGGCCCCTGTTGCCGCCAACGTCGCCGCCAATGGCGCGCCGCCGCGGGTGCTGGAGACCAAGCCGGGGCCGCCGCCGGTGCTGACGCGGCGCGGCGCCGATATCCTGGTGCGCGTCGAAAAACTGCTCGACGACGCCGGCAAGACCGCGGGCAAGACCTCGGCCAACGAACCGGCGCCGACCAAGCCGGCATCTTCCAGCGCGCTGGCCTTCCCGGAGAACTATGTCGCCGCGGCCGGCGACCAGGCTCCGCCGGCGCAGCGGAAGAACTAG